One part of the Nymphaea colorata isolate Beijing-Zhang1983 chromosome 8, ASM883128v2, whole genome shotgun sequence genome encodes these proteins:
- the LOC116259118 gene encoding L-type lectin-domain containing receptor kinase SIT1-like, with protein MMARSSLALEGSKSILVFPLHRHHRHLLLLLLLLRIVRLSYSATSTNSSFAFQNFRNANQLILSDSAIITKTGALRLTNSSTQTPNLGYMGHAFYPAALQFKTAPAGNTTQSFSTRFVFEIVSQGAERGGHGLAFVIAPSTNLSNAKGSHYLGLFDVSAIGNSSNHIFAVEFDTVREPLLQDIDDNHVGIDINSVISNASSTASYHTDDGRNETIILDSKTLIQAWIDYDGQMNLLNVTIAPLPSHPEKPKRPLISYAVDLSPVLNEYMYAGFSASTQRLASEHYVLAWSFMINGQAPELDLSQLPRVPTTSTSMWKSRFLPYASIPLFLLVWVVAGMSWLVYRRRKLTYEKIEEWELDYPHRLPYKEVYRATEGFNEKKLLGKGGFGSVYKGVLHRNGVEVAVKRVSHGAEQGMKEFVAEVSTLGRLRHKNLVQLQGWCRRGEELLLVYDLMPNGSLDSYLFGDKRCLSWGERFNILRGIASSLLYLHEEWEQIVVHRDVKASNVLLDAAMNGKLGDFGLARLYDYGTNPKTTRIVGTIGYLAPELSSTYKATTISDVFSYGALLLEVACGRRPVGTGRASGEVLLVNLVLSLWKEGRILSAVDKRLGMDYVVEEAELVLKLGVHCSQATPEARPSMRQVVKFLNGDLSLEALELQNQVIEDDQDLHQLGLHFSSSRTISSNTASSTEPGTRGKLDQDKSSRGSIW; from the coding sequence ATGATGGCACGCTCAAGTCTGGCCCTTGAAGGTTCGAAGTCCATTCTGGTCTTTCCTCTTCATCGTCATCatcgtcatcttcttcttcttcttctacttcttcgGATCGTTCGTCTTTCCTACTCTGCAACTTCAACCAACAGTAGTTTTGCTTTCCAAAACTTTCGCAATGCTAACCAGCTGATCCTATCTGACTCTGCAATCATCACGAAAACGGGGGCTCTGCGTTTGACTAACAGCAGTACCCAAACCCCAAATTTGGGCTACATGGGCCACGCGTTCTACCCTGCGGCTCTTCAATTCAAAACTGCTCCGGCTGGTAATACCACCCAATCTTTCAGTACTCGTTTCGTATTTGAAATCGTTTCTCAAGGCGCAGAAAGGGGTGGCCATGGCCTTGCTTTTGTTATAGCTCCTTCCACCAACCTCTCCAATGCCAAAGGAAGCCACTACCTTGGCCTGTTCGATGTGTCGGCCATTGGAAACTCTTCCAACCATATATTTGCAGTTGAATTCGACACAGTTCGAGAACCACTTCTGCAAGACATAGATGATAACCATGTTGGTATTGATATCAACAGCGTGATCTCCAATGCCTCGAGTACTGCATCTTACCACACCGATGACGGCAGGAACGAGACCATCATTTTAGACAGCAAAACGCTGATCCAAGCATGGATAGACTATGATGGGCAAATGAATCTCCTCAATGTGACCATAGCTCCATTACCTTCTCATCCAGAGAAGCCCAAGCGGCCGTTGATATCATATGCTGTCGATCTGTCCCCTGTTCTGAATGAATATATGTACGCAGGGTTCTCTGCCAGCACACAGAGACTCGCAAGCGAGCACTACGTCTTGGCATGGAGCTTCATGATCAACGGACAAGCACCAGAATTGGACTTATCACAACTTCCCCGGGTACCTACGACATCCACATCTATGTGGAAATCTAGGTTCTTGCCATATGCTTCCATACCATTGTTTCTGCTTGTTTGGGTCGTGGCTGGCATGTCTTGGTTAGTGTACAGGAGGAGGAAGCTAACATATGAGAAAATAGAAGAGTGGGAGCTGGACTACCCACATCGATTGCCGTATAAGGAAGTGTACAGAGCAACAGAAGGCTTCAACGAGAAGAAGCTATTAGGTAAAGGAGGTTTTGGCAGCGTTTACAAAGGGGTGCTGCACAGAAATGGGGTGGAGGTTGCCGTCAAGAGAGTCTCGCATGGTGCAGAACAGGGGATGAAGGAATTTGTTGCAGAAGTATCAACCTTGGGAAGGTTGAGGCACAAGAACCTTGTTCAATTGCAGGGGTGGTGCAGGCGAGGCGAAGAACTACTCCTAGTCTATGACCTCATGCCAAATGGGAGCCTTGATAGTTATCTTTTCGGGGACAAGAGGTGCCTCAGTTGGGGAGAAAGGTTCAATATTCTCAGAGGAATTGCTTCCAGTCTGCTGTATTTGCATGAAGAATGGGAGCAAATTGTTGTGCATAGAGATGTGAAAGCAAGCAACGTTCTGCTGGATGCTGCGATGAACGGGAAGCTGGGTGATTTTGGGCTTGCGAGGCTCTATGATTATGGAACCAACCCTAAAACGACGCGTATAGTTGGCACCATAGGCTACCTGGCACCTGAGCTTTCTTCCACCTACAAGGCTACAACAATCTCCGACGTTTTCTCCTACGGTGCTCTGCTTCTCGAAGTGGCCTGTGGGAGAAGACCCGTTGGTACAGGGAGAGCTAGTGGAGAGGTTCTTCTGGTGAACTTGGTGCTTTCCCTTTGGAAGGAAGGACGAATATTGAGTGCGGTGGATAAGAGGCTTGGGATGGACTACGTAGTGGAGGAAGCAGAGCTAGTGCTGAAACTTGGTGTGCACTGTTCGCAGGCTACACCGGAGGCAAGGCCGAGCATGCGGCAAGTGGTTAAGTTTCTTAATGGAGACTTGTCTCTAGAAGCGTTGGAACTCCAAAACCAGGTTATCGAGGATGATCAAGACCTTCACCAACTTGGGCTACATTTTTCTTCCTCTAGAACCATATCATCAAATACAGCTTCCTCAACTGAGCCCGGAACGAGGGGAAAGCTTGATCAAGATAAATCATCGCGTGGATCAATCTGGTGA
- the LOC116259115 gene encoding L-type lectin-domain containing receptor kinase SIT2-like, with the protein MKTVGIPKPNTVFATSSFAAMAPSSLTVEGSKSLLFFPPPLYHHHFPLLLFLLLLLVRPCCPAASPNDSFVFNNFRTSNLILSESSIITKKGALRLTNGSTHLPNWGYVGHAFYPAALQFKTTPAGRTQSFSTRFVFAIVSKAPQSGGHGLAFAMAPSTNLSNAKGSQYLGLVDVSPIGNSSNHIFAVEFDTVRQPLLQDIDDNHVGIDINSVISNASSTASYYTDDGKNETVLLDSRTLIQAWIDYDGHMNLLNVTIAPLSSHPQKPKRPLISYSVDLSPVLHQYMYAGFSAGTQRRASEHYVLAWSFMINGQAPELDLSQLPPIPKASTSIWKSRFLPYASILFFLLVCVVAGISWAVYRRRKLTHEKIEEWELEYPHRLPYKEVYRATEGFNKKKLLGKGGFGSVYKGVLPRNGVEVAVKRVSHGAEQGMKEFVAEVSTLGRLRHKNLVQLQGWCRRGEELLLVYDLMPNGSLDSYLFGDKRCLSWGERFNILKGIASSLLYLHDEWEQIVVHRDVKASNVLLDAAMNGKLGDFGLARLYDYGANPKTTRIVGTIGYLAPELSSTYKATTSSDVFSYGALLLEVACGRRPVGTGRASEEVLLVNLVHSLWKEGRILSAVDKRLGMDYVEEEAELVLKLGVHCSQATPAARPSMRHVVKFLNGDSSLEALELQNLVMEDDQVFDQLVLQFSSSSIRPSNRGSCYATPTRESLINKNDRVDQSGEVFEVPR; encoded by the coding sequence ATGAAGACAGTCGGCATTCCAAAACCAAATACAGTTTTTGCAACTTCATCCTTCGCCGCGATGGCGCCCTCAAGCCTGACCGTTGAAGGTTCAAAGTCCCTTCTGttctttcctcctcctctttatcatcatcattttcctcttcttctttttcttcttcttctgctcgTTCGTCCTTGCTGTCCAGCAGCTTCACCCAACGATAGTTTTGTTTTCAATAACTTTCGGACATCCAACCTGATCCTATCTGAATCTTCAATCATCACGAAAAAAGGGGCTCTGCGTCTGACTAACGGCAGCACCCATCTCCCAAACTGGGGCTACGTGGGCCACGCGTTCTACCCAGCGGCTCTGCAATTCAAAACTACTCCGGCTGGTAGAACCCAATCTTTCAGTACACGTTTCGTATTTGCTATCGTATCTAAAGCCCCACAATCAGGCGGCCATGGTCTTGCTTTTGCGATGGCTCCTTCCACCAACCTCTCCAACGCCAAAGGAAGCCAATACCTTGGCCTGGTCGATGTGTCGCCCATTGGAAACTCTTCCAACCATATATTTGCAGTTGAATTCGACACAGTTCGACAACCACTTCTACAAGACATAGATGATAACCATGTTGGTATTGATATCAACAGCGTGATCTCCAATGCCTCGAGTACTGCATCTTACTACACCGATGACGGCAAAAACGAGACTGTCCTGTTAGACAGCAGGACGCTGATTCAAGCATGGATAGACTATGATGGGCACATGAATCTCCTTAATGTGACCATAGCTCCGTTGTCTTCACATCCCCAGAAGCCTAAGCGACCGCTGATATCATATAGTGTAGATCTGTCCCCTGTTCTGCATCAATATATGTACGCAGGGTTCTCTGCCGGCACACAGAGACGGGCAAGCGAGCACTACGTTTTGGCATGGAGCTTCATGATCAATGGACAAGCACCAGAATTGGACCTGTCACAACTTCCTCCCATACCAAAAGCATCCACATCTATATGGAAATCTAGGTTCTTGCCATATGCTTCCATACTATTTTTTCTGCTTGTATGCGTAGTGGCTGGCATATCTTGGGCAGTATATAGGAGGAGGAAGCTAACCCATGAGAAAATAGAAGAGTGGGAGCTGGAGTACCCACATCGATTGCCGTATAAGGAAGTGTACAGAGCAACAGAAGGCTTCAACAAGAAGAAGCTATTAGGTAAAGGAGGTTTTGGCAGCGTTTACAAAGGGGTGCTGCCCAGGAATGGGGTGGAGGTTGCAGTCAAGAGAGTCTCGCATGGTGCAGAACAGGGGATGAAGGAATTTGTTGCAGAAGTATCAACCTTGGGAAGGTTGAGGCACAAGAACCTTGTTCAATTGCAGGGGTGGTGCAGGCGAGGCGAAGAACTACTCCTAGTCTATGACCTCATGCCAAATGGTAGCCTAGATAGTTATCTTTTCGGGGACAAGAGGTGCCTCAGTTGGGGAGAAAGGTTCAATATTCTCAAAGGAATTGCTTCCAGTCTACTGTACTTGCATGACGAATGGGAGCAAATTGTTGTGCATAGAGATGTGAAAGCAAGCAACGTTCTGCTGGATGCTGCGATGAACGGGAAGTTGGGTGATTTTGGGCTTGCTAGGCTCTATGATTATGGAGCCAATCCTAAAACGACGCGTATAGTTGGCACTATAGGCTACCTGGCACCTGAGCTTTCTTCCACCTACAAGGCTACAACAAGCTCCGACGTCTTCTCCTACGGTGCTCTGCTTCTCGAAGTGGCCTGTGGGAGAAGACCCGTTGGTACAGGGAGAGCTAGTGAAGAGGTTCTTCTGGTGAACTTGGTGCATTCCCTTTGGAAGGAAGGACGAATATTGAGTGCGGTGGATAAGAGGCTTGGGATGGACTACGTGGAGGAGGAAGCAGAGCTGGTGCTGAAACTTGGTGTGCACTGTTCTCAGGCTACACCGGCGGCAAGGCCAAGCATGCGGCATGTGGTTAAGTTTCTTAATGGAGACTCATCTCTAGAAGCGTTGGAACTTCAAAATCTGGTTATGGAGGATGATCAGGTCTTTGACCAACTTGTGCTACAGTTTTCTTCTTCTAGCATCAGACCATCAAACAGAGGTTCATGCTATGCGACCCCAACGAGGGAAAGCTTGATCAACAAAAATGATCGCGTGGATCAATCTGGTGAAGTTTTCGAAGTGCCCCGATGA
- the LOC116259567 gene encoding L-type lectin-domain containing receptor kinase SIT2-like yields MAPSSLTLEGLKSLLFFPPPPPPLYHHHFLLLLLLLLLVLPCCPAASINDSFVFHNFRQSNLILSDSSIITKKGALRLTNDSTPTPNWGYMGHAFYPEALKFKTTPAGTAQSFSTRFVFAIVSKAPQSGGHGLAFVIAPSTNLSNAKGSHYLGLFDGSPIGNSSNHIFAVEFDTVIEPSLQDIDDNHVGVDIDSPISKASSTASYYTDDGKNETVVLDSRTLIQAWIDYDGHINLLNVTIAPLSSHPGKPKRPLISYSVDLSPILHEHMSAGFSASTQSIASEHYVLAWSFMINGQAPELDLSQLAPIPTASTSMWKSRFLPYVFIPIFLLLWIVAGISWEIYRRRKLTHEKIEEWELEYPHRLPYKEVYRATEGFNEKKLLGKGGFGSIYKGVLHRNGLEVAVKRVSHGAEQGMKEFVAEVSTLGRLRHKNLVQLQGWCRRGEELLLIYDLMPNGSLDSYIFGDKRCLSWGERVNILKGIASSLLYLHEEWEQIVVHRDVKASNVLLDAAMNGKLGDFGLARLYDYGTNAKTTHIVGTVGYMAPELSSTYKATTSSDVFSYGALLLEVACGRRPACPGRPGEEVLLVNLVHSLWMEGRILSAVDKRLGLDYIEEEAEVVLKLGLHCSQAAPEARPNMRQVVKFLNGDLALEAMELQDQVMEDDQDFDQLVLQFSSSRIT; encoded by the coding sequence ATGGCGCCCTCAAGCCTGACCCTTGAAGGTTTAAAGTCCCTTCTGttctttcctcctcctcctcctcctctttatcatcatcattttcttcttcttcttcttcttcttctgctcgTTCTTCCTTGCTGTCCTGCAGCTTCAATCAACGATAGTTTTGTTTTCCATAACTTTCGCCAATCCAACCTGATCCTATCTGACTCTTCAATCATCACCAAAAAAGGGGCCCTGCGTCTGACTAACGACAGCACCCCTACCCCAAACTGGGGCTACATGGGCCACGCGTTCTACCCTGAGGCTCTGAAATTCAAAACTACTCCGGCTGGTACAGCCCAATCTTTCAGCACTCGTTTCGTATTTGCTATCGTATCTAAAGCACCACAATCAGGCGGCCATGGCCTTGCTTTTGTTATTGCTCCCTCCACCAACCTCTCCAACGCCAAAGGAAGCCACTACCTTGGCCTGTTCGATGGGTCGCCCATTGGAAACTCTTCCAACCATATATTTGCAGTTGAATTCGACACAGTTATAGAACCATCTCTGCAAGACATAGATGATAATCATGTTGGTGTCGATATTGATAGTCCGATCTCCAAGGCCTCAAGTACTGCATCTTACTACACCGATGACGGCAAAAACGAGACTGTCGTCTTAGACAGCAGGACGCTGATTCAAGCATGGATAGACTATGATGGGCACATCAATCTCCTTAATGTGACCATAGCTCCATTGTCTTCACATCCCGGGAAGCCTAAGCGACCGCTAATATCATATAGTGTAGATCTGTCCCCTATTCTGCATGAACATATGTCCGCAGGGTTCTCTGCGAGCACACAGAGTATCGCAAGCGAGCACTACGTCTTGGCATGGAGCTTCATGATCAATGGACAAGCACCAGAATTGGACTTGTCACAGCTTGCTCCCATCCCTACAGCATCCACATCTATGTGGAAATCTAGGTTCTTGCCATATGTTTTCATACcaatttttctgcttctttgGATAGTGGCTGGCATATCTTGGGAAATATATAGGAGGAGGAAGCTAACCCATGAGAAAATAGAAGAGTGGGAGCTGGAGTACCCACATCGATTGCCGTATAAGGAAGTGTACAGAGCAACAGAAGGCTTCAACGAGAAGAAGCTATTAGGTAAAGGAGGTTTTGGCAGCATTTACAAAGGGGTGCTACACAGAAATGGGTTGGAGGTTGCCGTCAAGAGAGTGTCGCATGGTGCAGAACAGGGGATGAAGGAATTTGTTGCAGAAGTGTCAACTTTGGGAAGGTTGAGGCACAAGAACCTTGTTCAATTGCAGGGGTGGTGCAGGCGAGGCGAAGAACTACTCCTAATCTATGATCTCATGCCAAATGGGAGCCTAGATAGTTATATTTTCGGGGACAAGAGGTGCCTCAGTTGGGGAGAAAGGGTCAATATTCTCAAAGGCATTGCTTCCAGTCTGCTGTATTTGCATGAAGAATGGGAGCAAATTGTTGTGCATAGAGATGTGAAAGCAAGCAACGTTCTGCTGGATGCTGCGATGAACGGGAAGCTGGGCGATTTTGGGCTTGCAAGGCTCTACGATTATGGAACCAATGCTAAAACGACGCATATAGTTGGGACTGTAGGTTACATGGCACCTGAGCTTTCTTCCACGTACAAGGCTACAACAAGCTCCGACGTCTTCTCCTATGGTGCTCTGCTTCTCGAAGTGGCCTGTGGGAGAAGACCCGCTTGTCCAGGAAGACCTGGTGAAGAGGTTCTTCTGGTGAACTTGGTGCACTCTCTTTGGATGGAAGGACGAATATTGAGTGCGGTGGATAAAAGGCTTGGGTTGGACTACATAGAGGAGGAAGCAGAGGTAGTGCTGAAACTTGGTCTGCACTGTTCGCAGGCTGCACCGGAGGCAAGGCCAAACATGCGGCAAGTGGTTAAATTTCTTAATGGAGACTTAGCTCTAGAAGCGATGGAACTCCAAGATCAGGTTATGGAGGATGATCAGGACTTTGACCAACTTGTGcttcagttttcttcttctagAATCACATAA